Proteins encoded by one window of Agelaius phoeniceus isolate bAgePho1 chromosome 5, bAgePho1.hap1, whole genome shotgun sequence:
- the YAF2 gene encoding YY1-associated factor 2 — MGDKKSPTRPKRQPKPSSDEGYWDCSVCTFRNSAEAFKCLMCDVRKGTSTRKPRPVSQLVAQQVPQQFVPPTQSKKEKKDKVEKEKSEKETTSKKNSHKKTRPRLKNVDRSSAQHLEVTVGDLTVIITDFKEKTKSPPASSAASADQHSQSGSSSDNTERGMSRSSSPRGEASSLNGESH, encoded by the exons ATGGGAGATAAGAAGAGTCCGACCAG GCCGAAGCGGCAGCCGAAACCCTCCTCGGACGAGGGGTACTGGGACTGCAGCGTCTGCACCTTCCGCAACAGCGCCGAGGCCTTCAAGTGCTTGATGTGCGACGTGAGGAAGGGCACCTCCACACG GAAACCTCGACCTGTCTCTCAGCTGGTTGCACAACAGGTTCCTCAGCAATTTGTGCCCCCTACACAatcaaagaaagagaaaaaagacaaagtagaaaaggaaaaaagtgaaaaggaaACAACAAGCAAAAAGAACAGTCATAAGAAAACCAG gCCAAGGTTGAAAAATGTGGATCGAAGTAGTGCTCAGCATTTGGAAGTTACCGTTGGAGATCTGACAGTCATTATTACAGACTTTAAGGAGAAAACTAAGTCACCACCTGCTTCCAGTGCTGCTTCTGCAGATCAACACAGTCAGAGTGGTTCTAGCTCTGACAacacagagaggggaatgtCCAGGTCATCTTCACCCAGAGGAGAAGCGTCGTCACTGAATGGGGAATCTCATTAA